The following are encoded in a window of Flavobacterium psychrotrophum genomic DNA:
- a CDS encoding glycosyltransferase: protein MKIAVVTSFPPSKVTLNEYGYHLVKNFVNKEEVTELVLLTDKTKQPKQLDFENADKVIVKECWSFNNCANLFTVMKEILKEKPDAVLFNLQFVKFGDKKIPAALGLMLPMLTRITGIKNITLLHNIMETVDLEQAGFSKSKIMSKVYNAIGTSLTRCLLASNLAAVTINKYMEIIKNKYHANNVILMPHGSFEKAKSPNFSLPAGPKKIMAFGKFGTYKKVETMIEAAEMLRAKGMNDIEVVIAGTDSPNTPGYLESVKQKYSHIPGLVFTGYVEENEVERIFTESAVVVFPYTSTTGSSGVLHQAGSYGKAVVMPNLGDLAHLVEDEGYRGEFFTPGDALSMAQAMENILTNDGYRRSIAMANYNAAEALSMEKITDMYIAHFNELRGKKINEQALLGNM from the coding sequence ATGAAAATAGCAGTTGTTACCTCGTTCCCACCTAGTAAAGTAACCCTTAATGAATATGGTTACCATTTGGTTAAAAATTTTGTAAATAAAGAGGAAGTTACAGAACTTGTTCTGCTTACTGATAAAACTAAGCAGCCAAAACAACTGGACTTTGAAAATGCAGACAAGGTTATAGTTAAAGAATGTTGGTCTTTTAATAACTGCGCAAACCTGTTTACAGTAATGAAAGAGATACTAAAAGAAAAACCAGATGCAGTATTGTTTAACCTGCAGTTTGTAAAATTTGGCGATAAGAAAATACCTGCAGCCCTAGGTCTTATGTTGCCAATGCTTACCCGCATAACAGGCATTAAAAACATTACATTGCTACATAACATTATGGAAACTGTAGACCTGGAGCAGGCCGGTTTTAGTAAAAGCAAGATTATGAGTAAAGTGTATAATGCTATAGGCACTAGCCTTACAAGATGCTTACTAGCTTCTAATCTTGCTGCTGTGACGATAAACAAATATATGGAAATAATTAAAAATAAGTACCATGCTAATAATGTTATACTTATGCCTCATGGCAGTTTTGAAAAGGCTAAATCGCCCAACTTTAGTTTACCGGCCGGACCAAAAAAAATAATGGCTTTTGGCAAATTTGGTACCTACAAAAAAGTAGAAACAATGATAGAAGCAGCCGAAATGCTGCGTGCTAAAGGTATGAATGATATAGAAGTGGTAATAGCGGGTACCGATAGCCCCAACACACCCGGATATCTTGAAAGCGTAAAACAGAAATACAGCCATATTCCCGGACTGGTTTTTACCGGTTATGTTGAAGAGAATGAAGTAGAACGGATATTTACCGAAAGTGCCGTAGTAGTATTTCCTTATACAAGTACTACAGGCAGCAGCGGTGTATTACACCAGGCGGGAAGCTATGGCAAAGCTGTGGTAATGCCTAACCTAGGAGATCTTGCCCATTTGGTAGAAGATGAAGGATACCGTGGTGAGTTTTTTACACCAGGAGATGCATTATCTATGGCACAGGCTATGGAAAATATTCTTACAAACGACGGTTACCGAAGGAGTATAGCAATGGCAAATTATAATGCTGCCGAAGCACTTAGTATGGAAAAAATAACAGATATGTATATAGCACATTTTAATGAGCTACGCGGCAAAAAGATTAATGAACAAGCACTACTTGGAAATATGTAA